In Dermacentor variabilis isolate Ectoservices chromosome 1, ASM5094787v1, whole genome shotgun sequence, the genomic stretch AGGAATGTCAAAGTTGGGCGCTAACAACCGGCGACACCTCTGGCAACCCATTTAGGAATTTGACGGTTTGTTGAAATCATGTTCTCCAAACCTGGTCGGCATCTGGCGCTGAAGAGGGGAGACCGCCAGTGCGCGGTGCACTATTGTTTCCTCCTCCAGGTCGTTTTCGGTCActgaggaggaggggggggaggcgacAGACGTTTGTGGTCGAAGCACAATTGCCTGCAGGGGCGATGTCCCAACAGCACTCCAAAGCTGCAGGTTTGGCGGTGAAGCATCCTTTGTCCAGAAGGACTGTCAGCCACAACAGCGCCTGAGAAGAAGCCGCCgcaccaagccaccatccttctcagctcgCACTCGTAGGTTTTTCCTCGCACTTACAGCATACGTCACACAGATGCGATCTTATCACACTTCAACTTTATATATGGAACCTCACAGTGATGGcagaaattcgcttggagtgtccacataattatTATCGTAATAAAAACTAACCAAGTCTGAGGAGATGCTGCCAACACCCATGACGTCGCAGTGAGCTGGCACTGAAACTTCAAAGCAGCATTGCCACCTGTCTTTCGTttctgcgtcttttctggcttatcaagcctcTTCTCACGGTTCAACTCAATTCtgtggttttatgtgccagaacaacaatctgattatgaggcacatcgtagtgggagactccaaattaattttgaccagatgTGGTTCTTAGCGTGTACACAATTCATGGTgcgcaagcatttttgcattccacccccatcggaatgtggccacCACAGCCAGAATCAAACACGCAACCTTGAGCTAAGCAGCACAATGCCACAGCTGCTAAGCTACCTTGGCAGGATCCTCTcatggtaagagtggctttttaaTGCGTTGGCATTCCTAGGATTCTTAAGCTTGTCCCGGGGGCTATGTACGACGTGTTATCCGAAAGTTCTGGGACTGGTGTAATTATGTGGGGAATAACAAAAGTATGCACTTGTGCTGTTAGATGTAGCTGCACACATATCACACGAGTAGATGTATCGAGTGGCGGGGTGACAGGAGGGTTCATTTGCCAGCAGCGCTTGCTAAAGTGAGAAAGTGTCAGAAATCGTCTGCATtttgaaaaaatgaaagaaaagcttcaACAGCAGGTTTGCGTGAAATTGTGCATGAAGTTGGGTAAATCTGCCACAGAAACTTTGGAAATTCTTCTTCAGTTGTGTGGTGATGCTGCTATGGGATGCAGTCAGGGCTTTGAGTGGCATTCTTGGTTCAAGAGTGGTTAAACCTCAGTGAaagacggcaagcactcaggATGGCCACGAACCAGCACAACACCAGAGAACATTGTGAAAATTCCACAACCGATTCAAGAGCATCACTGCCTAACCATTCATGAACTGGGTTAAATGACAGGAATTGGTTATGCACAGTGCCAAGCAATTATTACTGAAGGCTTCTAAATGCACCACATCGCCACGAAGTtcattcccccctcccccctcctcctcgAGTCTTAACTGCTGACCAGAAGCAACGGCGTGTTGATGTGTGCATGGAGCTTAAAACTACTGCACATGCAGACCCAACCTTAATCAACAGAGTCATCACTGCTGAAGAATCGTGGGTTTGCGGGCACGATCCCGAAACGAAGCAGCAATCTTCCCAATGGAAGAGCCTGAGTTCACCGAGACCAAAGACAGCAAGACAAGTAAGGAGTGCTACCAAAACCATGCTCATCATTTTCTTCGATGCAAAAGAGGTAATCCACAGGGAATTTGTTCCCAAAGGGCAGACTGCTCATTCATCTTTCTACTGTGATGTTCTGCGATGCCTGCAAAACGACGCGAGCCGGAAACAACCTGAACTCTGGCGCAACAAAAACTGGCtgttgcatcatgacaatgcgCCCACTCTCACCTCCCTCAAGACCACTGATTTTTCAGCAAACACCCTGGCAATTGTGCCCCATCCTCCCTACTCATCCGACCTGGCCCTCATAACTTTGCCTTGTTTCCAAAAATGAAGCTCAAAGGGCATCGCTTTGACACCATCAGCACTGGGTAGTATGGAAGATACATTTATTTTACATAatatcttagatactatcttagatgctctttgggtatcttgtatctgtatcataatacgtctggcaagacgtgtatcagtacttgtatttccgatacatgaaagaatgtattgTGTATCTTAAGACACAAGATACTGGCTATCGCAACGTCACTGTGCAAAACTCtaaacgttggctgaactccgcttctcaagctgatactgaTGCCACTAAGCcgcctgaataaaactaaaggcagtgATATTCTTTTACTTTTCCGCCAGAACCCTCCAGCGAGGGCAGGCAACGAGGTCTGCGCATCCCAGTTGGTGGAGCACAGTTACATGGTGGCACTCGTGCCATCTCGACAAAAACAAGAGCATGAACGTCTGCGCGCAGCCaaccttttgttttcttgatttttttatttttagttgCGTCAGTATCATGACACTTGCTCGTAGCTACTGTACTGTGCTGCACACGCCAATGCGTGTGGCGTCTTTTGCGCAAATTGTGGTGCCGCTATAGTGTCgttatcgaagtttctcttgcgtgGTGCTTCAATATGAAGTATGAAGAATACAAGAATGGAGTTGTCTTGCATCTAGTGGCTTTCACACATTAGCGATTTGAAGTATCTCGTGGATGTAAGTTCGACTGTTGTGAGCCAAAGCGCGGATGGCACTGCATCCGGAAGACTTGTGCATAAAGCAGAAATTTTGTGTATGTGGTTGTTGCTTGCAAGCATCAAAAGCAATTTTTTGGACTACGTTACATGATAAGAATTCTGTGAAACATGAATAAGCTACAAAAACTGCGCATTAAGGATTAACTAGCACTTGTTTATATGTTATGAAAGTGAAATGTCATAGCTATTCATGGTGCCGCCTCTATCGCGTTTCTACATATTCACTGTAATGGTGTGATACAGAACCGCCTCTTTATTTTACTAAgacatatttttcattttttttagctgACCCTTAAATTTCTGTTACATATTCCTAGGCAATTGGAGCTATAAATGGCAGTATTGTGAATACTAGTGGTAGTATCCTGTGACGCTTTGTGCCACTACAAtacaaatgaaacatttttaGGCTGCTCAAGTTATTTCGTTGAAGAAAAATCGTAAAAGGAATACATGCTTATGAATATGTTGCTAACAAATGCTTTACGCAAGCAAATAAGTGTAATATGAAAGGCCATTCTAGCTATGTGGTTTCTGTATACACAATGCGTCACAAAAAATGTCACTACCAGCATTGTTGCTGCTGTACACCTGTCTGGTGATCCTGTATTGTGTAAACGGTAATACGTTTACGGACAAGGTTAAACTTCACAGTGGTATTTGCGCCATCGTCGTGCAAAGGCTTCTTATTGACCTTCTTATAGTTAGATGGCGACCTGCTAGCTGGTAGGCAAGCAGAGCAGCAACTCTCATCAATTACAaaagtgtgcgcgtgtgtgtgtgcgtgagagcTAACAAATTTCAACACCGACTATTAAAATAAACCATacatgccactcttcaatgaacctcttgcaCACTGACATAGGTCACTGTAGATACCGGACTGGGTAGGCACCACTGTTCGAAGAAATTCTTTggcgccgacttggagcattgggtatgtgccattcagtcttcaatgaacctttttgatgcCACTTCGGTTACTGGGAATTGGCCaataggtgtgtgccactcttcaatgaacgctttcacgccaacttgggtaactaggtatgtgccactctacaatgacaaaaaatatcccttaaatttcactgatgctgagcggaattgaaCCCACattacaagggttcctcaaggacagcaacccgatgtataggcaggctgcgccacaaatgcactgggtatgtgctgctcttcaatgaacctctccccaacttgggtcactgaacaTGTGCCACTCTGAATGTGCAGCAAGTAAGGGAACAATTCTACGCATTTGCAGGCACCAgcacgccacgcttctcgtctcggaggccatgtgcggacttctcggcagtgctgctgctgatgatgatattttacTGGCATCAcctttgaaatggggcagtgacaaatagtcacctagcctgcctgAGTTACTCagatatgctatacatgcttttaatTGTAGCATTTTTGCTTACATCTTCttaatcttgttttttttttaatcaccctcaaaacttctctatctaacCTATGACTGTAATGGATCCTGTCATATCAGTCTCTTCCCTgcatttttttccaccaatactctaaatgtctCTTGCCCATCTCGACTGCGGAttggttgatgcttccgtccactttaaatccaagctcttctggaaggtgtacgttatctACGAGCCTCACTGGGTGAGTCCCTTCACatttcattaggatgtgctgagtggtctgcTGATTTTTGccgcagcatacacatgcctcatctagttgggaaaatttgctccggtatgtttctgcccttaggcaaccagctcgagcctcaaatagcaaggcacttcccttcgtgttagcgtacagattttcccttctaatttctttttccATGTTCTTGTAAATATATGCGGTCTTTCTCgttttcattctttgcatccaattcactgtctctgtttatctcactttctgatgactcctggttgtctacttacactttcaattaccctatacttggttgccaacattttttacctcttcctccattctgtttccacgcttttcaggtacagatacttgtgcattttagctgcctgtttattttgatccatgttcttAGTCTTTCTTTAAAACTAATTCTGCTCTgtgcttctctcacttcaaatgAGGCCGAACCCATGTTGcactgcactgcctcatttgtggtcttgttgtgggctcccaaagccaacagGCCTAccaatctttggttaacttccagccCTGAGAAGATTtgagcacagaatggcatttgtgGACGTTagtgctggcaccattactcctttcccgAATCCAAGccccacctcatatttattgtggccccaaagtgctccAAGTTTCATTATTGCTACATTccacttcccctttattttcagattatcttggtgggggGCATGAGTAAGTCTTTGTTTATGTATACATCGAGGTTCTTATATTgattgactatgggtatgacttgctgttgaattgacaccacatAATTAGTTGTCTCTTCATTGAAGATCATAATTcctgatttctctgtgctaaacttaaggcctagatttgttgcAGCGTTGATACACATATTCACAGGTGTCTGTAGATCTCTTGCATTGTCCCCTAGCAGCACTATGTGATCCGCATAAATCAatccggggaccttctgttgcaccatttatCTATTACACACGTATGATAAATctaaccctaattcactgttttccagtcacctttctatgcccttaacaaagcatgaacaacaatggagacagaggacatccttgcttccgtccttggtgaatttccatCACTTCATTAGATTTTCAGCTGTCCCATACAATTTGTACTCTGTTGTCTGTGCATGCTCTGCCACTAGATGGCATAGCATGTGCAGAAAGAAGTGTGAGAGGAGCCCAGTTGCAATGCGACACATTTCACAGCACTCACATGCACCAAcatgccatgcatttcggagaccACGTGCGGGCTTCGTGGCGGCAGCGCGAGATGGGGCTAAGTGTTCTTGGGGAAATGTAAAAGAGGAATCCCATTGTAGTACACGCCTCACACATAATTTGTTTCGGTGGTGGCAATACACTATTTCACTatgttgattcaatgctaaatgcactaccatcgacagtcatcgcaAGATGAGTTCCACCATTtcttttggtattgtagaagggtaatttgcTAATACAGCTAGactcatttttcactttagtgcccctttaaaataGAGACCCATGTACAAGTTCTAAATCCCCTCAATGTTAGTGAAATACAACAGCAGGCTAACTATAACTGTACATGTCATTAAACACAACTGCGCTAGTTGATTTCAGTGTTTTTGAATGTTTGGTTCCATCAGTCTTTATAGCAATTTGAACAGTCTCTGCCTTAAGAGATGCCTTTGTATAGGTGTTCATGAATTTTACTGGATAAGACCCATAACAAATGAGGTAAGCATACTACACTATGTGCACAATGGTGTTGAGCGTACACATTTGATTGGTGAAAGTTCTAGCGAGCACATCAAACAGTGAATCTCATTAGGGCAACATGAAGTTTGTCTACATGGCACCAAATGAATGAAATTAAGATTTAGTGCATTACTCATTTAACGTCACTTTTTTCTTTGCTCGCATAGCATTGATTACGTACAGGCACTTCCCAGCCATTTAATTTGTCTTTAGCATTAAGGTCACAAAACCCGTTTCACGAGTAAAAATGATCAAAACTATGAATATatgcactgaactacagaaatgGAAAGGCTTTTAGCAGGCACCATAAAAGCAACAAGTAGGCCATAAGGCCTGCTTTAGTATCATGTGACAGCATAATAGAAGGTTTTCTGCAGAGGCAGTATGGTAGACACACCATTTTGTCTGCTTCTAGCTCATCAGATGACATCGTGTCTTCACCGGCACCTGCCCGTGCCATGTGGAAGAGGGCCAGTGGCACAGAGAAGGCAAAATTCGGCAATTGGCATAGGTTGCGTTCAGCATCCCACTCACGATACAGCCGCACCAGGTACTGGTACTGCTCCGCACGGATAGCATAGTAGTCCAGAAGGAGCGTCACACATAGCGGGTCATTGTCTGGGTCAAGCctataacaataaaaacaaattgctGAAAAGGCTAGGACATAGTTGGCTGAAACAATGGAGACATAATATGAAGATATTGAGGTTCCAATACAAACATTCTTGGGGGAAAGCAGAGGTGCCCGTTCACCTACTTTCAGAACTCTAACAGAAAGCCCTAACAAACATATAtttataaacaaacaaaaatattttgtctcaaattttctttttttttaacaggtaGCTGCCAACTTTGTAATCACAGTATGGAACCTCAATTCCTATGAGCACGCAACACACCAAATTATATGGGCCTGTTcagataagaacggtaatcgaggtcccatgaccattttttgttttcaatgaaatttttatatctgatgggcaaatgtgtccacacaaaggaatgaaccttagttttgcaagaaacttcgtagttttctcggaaaaaaatcgtatgtcacaagaggtggagaacgtcgtttttgccactTTGCAAAGTTGCAAGTTTGGAGCCTCACTGCATGAACAATAAATTTTTTCCGCACATAAGTAATTTTTCACTACCTCTTTGCAACGTGTACTCTATGAGCgaataaaaaaacattttcttgctGTGTCAATATTCTAAATAAAAAATCGCAAACTTCGCTTCCCGAGCTACGCGGGgcaaaaaaggcacttttcagggCAGCCTCAGGGCAAGATGCGTAAAGATCTCCACACTGAATCTTTTTCTCAGTATTTTCCAGCTATTTTTACTCACTTTAGGCAAGTTTTGTAGTTTTACACTTGATAGATATTTTTCAATACGGCCTCAAATTTGGCCGAAGATCAAAAACGTCAAAAAAGTGACAACTTTGACTtcgattaaaaaaagaacatcatcgttgaatttcattaaaatttgcctgaataatccTCAATAATCGTTAATTTTGAGGTACCAAAAAGGTATTGCATTATATTATTTTAAAGTATAAAAATGAATACAAAACTGAGTTCATGTTTTTGTTATCTAGAGTTGCTTATTACTGCCTCTTAGAAATAGTAACTCTCAGAAATTTGTTTTAGCACTCACTGAACTTGGTTACATTTTATTTACCACAATATCCAAACCATCCTCAATGTTTGTAGAGCTTCTACTTGCTTGTTAGCGGCGTTCTTGATGCGTCAAAATGGGAATAAATTCGCTATTTCACCTGATGTGTCAAGAACTGGCTGGCGGCGGTCAAACGTTCTTGTATTGCCTAATTTATCATCGTAAGTTACATTGGTATGTAATCGATTCTTTAAAAATATTAGATCATTTATCGGTGCTTAGAAaagtttttatatataaaaatgaATATTAATGTGTTTCTGAAGCCGACGTGTCCGCACCTGCATCTGTTTACCTCTGTGTTCAATGGTTTGACAGGGCACTGTCAGGAGACAAAACGTAGTCTTCTGAGGGGGACAATTTATCTGCAAGGTTTTTAATCAGCAGGAGTTTTAATCAGGACACAATTTACAAATGGTATGCCGCTTTATGTGCAGATTGCAATTCAGAAAATCGTAACAAGAAATAAGCGGCAGCAGTTGACTTCGGTATGCGCACATTATATTGTCCAGCCCGAAGCACAAACGAGATCACAGTCTCTTCCATTCCGAAGCAGCGGTGGATGCCACGTAGGATGCACTGCCTTCATTTGATTGAACGTACTTCCACATGTGGAGTGTCTGAACTCCAGGCACTTTCTTTGCCGTTTTCCATTCTTCCTTCTTCATTTCGCGAAAGTCTGCAAGCTCCCTCTGTGGGAGCTCCAGAATGGTGATATTCTTTAGCGTTCCTTGAATTGCGTCCACGAAGCCGCTGGCTGTTTGTATGGCCTCACTTGCAGGCTTCCGCAAGTTGTGGTGTGATGCTCGATGTTTCACAAGCCCACCAATGCCGTCGCAAGCATTTTTGCCGTGTCCAGTGGCCGAAAACATCCATTTCGTCTCTTGACATTCACTGCATTGTAGCTCATGAAACTGATATTTATTCTTGAAGTGAGCGGGAGCCCCGTCGCTCACATGTGTTATCTTGGTGTAGATTGGCGCGTTGTCTTCAAGGTGCGCTTTGATTTTTGACAGAGCCAAACATGCATGAGCTGAATCATGAGACATATCGTCGGAAATAACGGCGTAGTTCCGAGTAGATTTTCTTGACGTGACAACGCAGGTAAACACGGTGACCTGCTTTTTCTGCCAATGGTACGCTTGTACTGCGTCTGGAAGCACAACTGTCCAGTTTTTGGCGAAATCAAAATGCAAAACAATAGCACCTCTCTCGCAGCTCTGTTTTTCTTCATGTATTGCTTTTGCTTGCACAGATCTGATATAGTTGTGGGGAATCCATTTCATGGTCATTCTTAGAAATTCTCGCATAAATGATGAAGCAGTCAGAGTTTTTTTAACTAGCTCACCGTATTCCCATGAAGCAATCAACACCTCGTCCTCGCTGCTCATATCAAAACTTTCCAAAGTGAAAATGCCATCTTGTGGACAGTGCTCACAATTCCTGAGGTAACATGACACAGTAGGTTCCTGGCATACGCAGAGACTCTGCATATCATCGGGAGAAAGCGACCTTCCGGAGGCGTTCTGTAGTCCCACGAGGCACAACTGAAAgtttgcacagcacacgcaaacacacacttgCCACTGTGGCGAGCATTTCACCCACTTAGGACGCAAGGATATGAATTTTGTGAGGCCAACCTGGGAGGCAGGGTGAGCTTGCTTGTAGAGGCGGAATGCTTCTCGCAAGGACCGCGTCATGAACCGTTTAGGTACCCAttccttctctccctctttttcgATTCTCACAACATCCTTTTTGTTCAGTGTCTGTCTAGAGCAATCGAGTTCATCCATGGTGTAATATTCTAAAATGGTGGTAATGTCTTCGTGTTGTAGCTTACATCTTGTATATCGCTCCTGTGTTGACCATACGCCTTCTTCATCCACCATCTTCTTCGATTTATGAATAACGTACCTCGTTGACTCTGGAATAActtcctgcacatatttcacAGTTAGGTTGCGTGGTAGCAGTGTCAGCAGCTGGCAACGCTCTTGAAAGGACATACACCTATTGTAGGCAGCATGTAGGTTGTCTTCCCACCTGCTGCATTGCGCACACTTTTCTTGAGACGCACGCGAAGTCTCTGGGATATTATATGCTGCCTGTATCCCTGATCGTATTTTCGTCACCACAGCTCTGGCCACCTCTTcctgctttcgctttgcataggaaagtctGAGGCGTTTTTTTAGAGCGCTCGGTGGCTTTAGGGGCGAGATTTCGGAGGTAAGGCTGACACTGGAGTTTAAATTTTCTACGATTTCTTCTCCAGGGCGAAATTCTTCGAATGTTTCAGTCGACTCTGCCTGCATATTATCTATGTCTTCCTTGAACCGACGGTAACAATTCTGACATATGAAGTCACTTTCTCGTACTCGGAGAGCTTCTTCGGGAAGCAGGACTTTTTTGAGAGCAGCGACATTGAGTGTCTTTACACTGCGAAAATTACGTCCTTTTACAATTCTCTGTTTGTGCCTTTTTGAGTAGTCGGCACAAAACGTTCGCCGCGGAAATCTCTTCATGAATGCAAAAGCTCACCGCTTCCGTAGGTTATCGTGGGACAGAAGAGCACGTGATGGATGCAGGGCCCAGGGCTGCTTTCCCAAAAAAAAGGAGATGGACAGATGGATGGATTTTTAACACAGGCTGCCCGCCGTCGACACTGACGTTGGTTCGGTCTGGCGTACGAACTGAGACTGAGATACCAAGTATGCTTGTCGTGGGAGCCCTCGAGCGCAGAGAAACCACATGGGTACAGAAAATGACCCCACCCTCTACTAGGCCTGCAAAACGACATGCGAAACTCGAGATCCGAACAACGTCCGCTCATCGGGCTTGCCTCGGTCGAAGGCAGAGGTATAACTGCCAGGCGTTCGGTGCGTTGCGATGGAAAGATGATAGCGGCGGCTAAAGCCTCGGTGCGGTGGCGGCACACATGGTGCTATGAAATTCAGGGTCGCGCCAGGCGTTATATAGCTATAGGAGCGGCTGCCAGGCGCGGTTCATCCATGGAGCAGCGGCAGCTCATTAAAGGCATCTTGAGAGTAGCGACGGGTGCATTAAATGTTTGCATAAACGACCACTAACCACACGTCACTCCAAAATAACGTTCTCAAATATGCTTACAGTAAGTTAAGTCCCACTGTTAGAAGAGTACGAAAGCGAATAGGAGCTTTAGACCTTTGATTGTAAGAGaaaaagaacacttaaaaaataGACTTATGAACTCAGCAACTGTAGCGTTTAAAAGTTACCCACAAAAAGACAACACTAAATCCAGCTTCTCACGATAGCGCATCCTAAGAGAAAATACTGAGCAATCGTAGGGATTGAAATCATGAACTCAGTTCTGTATTCATTTTCatactttaaaacaatataatgcaacaCTTTTTTGGTACTATAATATTATCGAGTATTGAggattattcaggcaaattttaatgaaattcgatgatgatgtttttttttaaatccaagtCAAAATTGTCACTTTTTTGACGTTTTTGAACATCGGCCAAATTTGAGGCCATATTGAAAAATATCTGTCAAGTGTAGAACTACAAAACTTGCCTAAAGTGAGTAAAAGTAGCTGTAAAATACTGAGAAAAAGATTCAGCGTGGATATCTTTACGCATCTTGCCCTGAGGCTGccctgaaaagtgccttttttgcCCCGCGTAGCTCGGGAAGCGAAGTTTGCGATTTTTTATTTAGAATATTGACACagcaagaaaatgtttttttattcACTCATAGAGTACACGTTGCAAAGAGGTAGCGAAAAATTACTTATGTGCGGAAACAAAttattgtgcatgcagtgaggctccaaacttgcaactttgcgaagtggcaaaaacgacgttctctACCGCTTGTGACATACGATTTTTTTgcgagaaaactacgaagtttcttgcaaaactaaggtccattcctttgtgtggacacgtttgcccatcagatataaaaatttcattgaaaacaaaaaatggtcatgggacctcgattaccgttcttatctgaacatgcccataTCATCTTTCAATGCAGCCTGTCCAAAATTATTGCTATGCACAGCACAGCAGGTGTTGGTCCCATGGTAATGCAAAACAGTGAGGCCTGATGAGTATGCCCAGTACTACATTTCAAAGCCACATCACAACCATGTCCCCGAAAGCCGCGCACATGCCATCATATcatagcctttcctccttccctaTATTCCTCTGCATTAACACTAAGATAAGCCCGGTCCTCTGCTGCCACTTCTATGGAAACGTGGCATGCCCCTTTCACCTTTTCTCTCCCTATTATCCTGTGCAGCACATAATACACCCAACATTTGGCAGCACGATCATGGTGTGGCCCATGACGACTGCACTGGGCTGACAGACTTTTGTGTCAGTGGTTAGTGATAGCACATGGCCACCATCTTCAAGTTCTATGATGTAACACAGGCTTACTTCAAGCCCGAAGTCACACTGCAATTAGCAGATGTTTCAAACTGTTCATTAAGATTACTTTTGAGAAAGTTAGGCTTTATAAATAACATGGGTAAATagctattaaaaagaaaaagtgacaAAATATTTGTGTCAATACTATTTCTTTTTGCAAACAGAGGTTTGCGCAATCTGTTGTCACAAATCACTGCTCACTAGTACTTTGGTGGCTCGAAGGTAAAGTGTTACGAGCGGAAACGAATGGCTGCACAAGTATGGAATGAAAAATATCAGTCATCCCAGATGCCGCTTTATACAAGCATGCTAATACTGGTGATCTTTAAGTGGAGAAACCTGCAACATTTTATACTTTCAC encodes the following:
- the LOC142574425 gene encoding uncharacterized protein LOC142574425 — translated: MVDEEGVWSTQERYTRCKLQHEDITTILEYYTMDELDCSRQTLNKKDVVRIEKEGEKEWVPKRFMTRSLREAFRLYKQAHPASQVGLTKFISLRPKWVKCSPQWQVCVCVCCANFQLCLVGLQNASGRSLSPDDMQSLCVCQEPTVSCYLRNCEHCPQDGIFTLESFDMSSEDEVLIASWEYGELVKKTLTASSFMREFLRMTMKWIPHNYIRSVQAKAIHEEKQSCERGAIVLHFDFAKNWTVVLPDAVQAYHWQKKQVTVFTCVVTSRKSTRNYAVISDDMSHDSAHACLALSKIKAHLEDNAPIYTKITHVSDGAPAHFKNKYQFHELQCSECQETKWMFSATGHGKNACDGIGGLVKHRASHHNLRKPASEAIQTASGFVDAIQGTLKNITILELPQRELADFREMKKEEWKTAKKVPGVQTLHMWKYVQSNEGSASYVASTAASEWKRL